A DNA window from Hymenobacter aquaticus contains the following coding sequences:
- the gcvT gene encoding glycine cleavage system aminomethyltransferase GcvT encodes MAEELKTVVLNDVHQQLGAKMVPFAGYNMPVRYSSDLDEHRTVRRAVGMFDVSHMGEFRVRGPHALDLIQRVTSNDASKLTDGKAQYSCLPNQTGGIVDDLLVYKLADEDYMLVVNASNIDKDWNWISQFNTQGAEMENISDQTSLFAVQGPKAAEALQSLTDTDLASIPYYSFVQGTFAGAPNVIISATGYTGAGGFELYIPNEYAQQVWDKIMEAGQPFGLKPIGLGARDTLRLEMGFSLYGNDIDDTTSPLEAGLGWITKFTKEFTNSASLKAQKEQGVSRKLVAFLMDGPGIPRSHYELVTEAGEKIGEVTSGTQSPTLSKGIGLGYVKTEFSAPGSQIFVQVRGKNFPATVVKLPFVKGTEEV; translated from the coding sequence AAACCGTTGTCCTGAATGATGTGCACCAGCAGCTGGGTGCCAAAATGGTCCCCTTTGCCGGCTACAACATGCCCGTGCGCTACTCCTCCGACCTCGACGAGCACCGCACCGTGCGCCGCGCCGTGGGCATGTTCGACGTGTCGCACATGGGCGAGTTCCGGGTGCGCGGCCCCCACGCCCTCGACCTGATTCAGCGCGTGACCAGCAACGACGCCAGCAAGCTCACCGATGGCAAAGCCCAGTACTCGTGCCTGCCCAACCAAACCGGCGGCATCGTGGACGATTTGCTGGTGTACAAGCTGGCCGACGAAGACTACATGCTGGTGGTTAACGCCTCCAACATCGACAAAGACTGGAACTGGATTAGCCAGTTTAACACCCAGGGCGCCGAAATGGAGAACATTTCGGACCAGACCAGTCTGTTTGCCGTGCAGGGCCCCAAGGCGGCCGAAGCCCTGCAAAGCCTGACCGATACGGACCTGGCCAGCATTCCGTACTACTCCTTCGTGCAGGGTACGTTTGCCGGGGCTCCCAACGTCATCATCTCGGCCACGGGCTACACCGGCGCGGGCGGCTTCGAGCTCTACATTCCGAATGAGTACGCCCAGCAGGTGTGGGACAAGATCATGGAAGCCGGTCAGCCCTTCGGCCTGAAGCCCATCGGGCTGGGCGCGCGCGACACGCTGCGCCTGGAAATGGGCTTCTCGCTCTACGGCAACGACATCGACGACACGACTTCGCCGCTGGAAGCCGGCCTGGGCTGGATTACCAAATTCACCAAGGAGTTCACCAACTCGGCCAGCCTGAAGGCCCAGAAGGAGCAGGGCGTGAGCCGCAAGCTGGTCGCTTTCCTGATGGACGGCCCCGGCATTCCGCGCAGCCACTACGAGCTGGTGACGGAGGCCGGCGAGAAAATCGGGGAGGTGACCTCCGGTACCCAGTCGCCCACGCTGAGCAAGGGCATTGGCCTGGGCTACGTGAAAACCGAGTTCAGCGCGCCCGGCAGCCAGATTTTCGTGCAGGTGCGGGGCAAGAACTTCCCGGCCACGGTGGTGAAGCTGCCGTTCGTGAAAGGCACGGAAGAAGTCTAA